In one Streptomyces venezuelae genomic region, the following are encoded:
- a CDS encoding UvrD-helicase domain-containing protein, producing the protein MPRLAFDIAFCSQLPKLQGTVRKGVFDAWEKFERLTLDQLFKDPGLKLESLKGARDPHIRTIRIDRGTRGVVLAPDSGDTYVLLRVLPHDEANAWAVKQKASINTVTRAVEIRDIAVLEELTPAYERIAPAAEQRLFARFSDGDLAALGIDGTTLRQARVLTSAEQLEAFAPFFPQDQREVLEYLAAGFTVEDVWREVVAVNLAAADSSEPVNPGDYETAIRHTRTRIALVTGSDELREILDKPFAAWRVFLHPSQHRVAYRASYSGPAQVTGGPGTGKTVVALHRVRHLLGHLRDGDRILLTTYTNALVAALRAGLAELVDDVTLRDRVDIMTVDAFAGRVLSTSRRPLRADEESARWQQAARAAGFTGSPQFLAQEYRHVVLAQNLRTYEQYEAAERKGRGSALPGAARPLVWGAVEEFTARLASDGLRTYLGTCTEAADLLERAGPCYRHVVVDEAQDLHPAQWRLLRAAAPVRPDDLFIAGDPHQRIYDSKVSLKSVGIKVAGRATKMRKNYRSTHEILSWSTALLIGRPFAELEDDARHETLLGYRSALHGSGPETHAAGSAEAELTALVARVRSWLEDGIAPGDIGVSARFNRTCDHVAARLSAAGIPAQRLRADRPAAVDAVNVGTMHSFKGLEYRCVAVVGVHDGAVPFPKAVTPVDVDRLQHEADLLAERCLLFVACTRARDGLYVSWAGEPSPFLSTTGL; encoded by the coding sequence ATGCCCCGCCTCGCCTTCGACATCGCCTTCTGCTCCCAGCTCCCCAAACTCCAGGGCACGGTCCGCAAGGGGGTCTTCGACGCCTGGGAGAAGTTCGAGCGACTCACCCTGGACCAGCTGTTCAAGGATCCCGGCCTGAAGCTGGAGTCGCTCAAAGGCGCCCGGGACCCGCACATCCGGACGATCCGGATCGATCGCGGCACCCGAGGGGTCGTGCTGGCACCCGACAGCGGGGACACGTACGTCCTGCTGCGCGTGCTGCCGCACGACGAGGCCAACGCCTGGGCCGTCAAGCAGAAGGCGAGCATCAACACGGTCACCCGGGCCGTCGAGATCCGCGACATCGCCGTCCTGGAGGAGCTCACCCCCGCATACGAGCGGATCGCCCCTGCCGCCGAGCAGCGGCTCTTCGCCCGGTTCTCGGACGGAGACCTCGCTGCCCTCGGCATCGACGGGACGACCCTGCGCCAGGCTCGGGTCCTGACCAGTGCGGAGCAGCTGGAGGCCTTCGCGCCGTTCTTCCCCCAGGACCAGCGGGAGGTTCTGGAGTACCTGGCCGCCGGCTTCACCGTGGAGGACGTGTGGCGCGAGGTGGTCGCCGTCAACCTGGCCGCCGCCGACAGCTCGGAGCCCGTGAACCCCGGCGACTACGAGACCGCAATCCGGCATACCCGCACCCGCATCGCCCTGGTCACCGGATCGGACGAGCTCCGCGAGATCCTCGACAAGCCCTTTGCCGCGTGGCGGGTCTTCCTGCACCCGTCTCAGCACCGGGTGGCCTACCGGGCCTCCTACTCCGGCCCGGCCCAGGTCACCGGAGGCCCTGGCACGGGCAAGACGGTCGTCGCCCTGCACCGCGTACGCCACCTGCTCGGCCACCTGCGTGACGGCGACCGCATCCTGCTCACCACATACACCAACGCACTGGTGGCCGCCCTGCGTGCGGGCCTCGCCGAGCTCGTCGACGACGTGACACTCCGGGACCGGGTGGACATCATGACCGTCGACGCGTTCGCCGGGCGAGTGCTGTCCACGTCGCGTCGGCCCCTGCGCGCCGACGAGGAGTCGGCCCGCTGGCAGCAGGCCGCCCGGGCCGCAGGCTTCACCGGGAGCCCGCAGTTCCTCGCCCAGGAGTACAGGCACGTCGTCCTCGCCCAGAACCTGCGTACGTACGAGCAGTACGAAGCCGCCGAGCGCAAAGGGCGGGGCAGCGCGCTGCCCGGGGCGGCCCGACCTTTGGTGTGGGGCGCCGTCGAGGAGTTCACCGCCCGGCTGGCCTCCGACGGGCTGCGGACCTACCTGGGCACCTGCACGGAGGCCGCGGACCTGCTGGAGCGGGCCGGGCCGTGCTATCGGCACGTCGTCGTCGACGAGGCCCAGGACCTGCACCCCGCCCAGTGGCGCCTACTGCGCGCCGCCGCCCCGGTGCGCCCGGACGACCTGTTCATCGCGGGAGACCCGCACCAGCGGATTTACGACAGCAAGGTCTCCCTGAAGTCGGTCGGGATCAAGGTCGCGGGGCGGGCAACGAAGATGCGCAAGAACTACCGCTCCACGCACGAGATCCTGAGCTGGTCCACCGCGCTCCTCATTGGGCGCCCCTTCGCGGAGCTTGAGGACGACGCTCGTCACGAAACGCTACTCGGGTACCGTTCGGCGCTGCACGGGAGCGGCCCCGAGACCCATGCGGCCGGCTCCGCGGAGGCGGAGCTGACAGCGCTCGTCGCACGCGTTCGCAGCTGGCTGGAGGACGGCATTGCCCCCGGTGACATCGGCGTGAGTGCCCGCTTCAACCGGACCTGCGACCACGTTGCCGCGCGTCTCTCGGCGGCCGGTATCCCTGCTCAGCGACTGCGGGCGGACCGGCCGGCGGCGGTAGACGCGGTGAACGTCGGCACCATGCACTCGTTCAAGGGCCTGGAGTATCGATGCGTCGCGGTGGTCGGCGTCCATGACGGCGCCGTGCCGTTTCCCAAGGCGGTGACGCCGGTGGACGTCGACCGTCTCCAGCACGAGGCCGACCTGTTGGCGGAGCGCTGCCTGCTGTTCGTCGCCTGCACTCGGGCCCGCGACGGCCTGTACGTGTCCTGGGCAGGGGAGCCCAGTCCTTTCCTGTCGACGACCGGACTGTGA
- a CDS encoding AIPR family protein, translating to MNAQQPKGGQPDLNTQVRQVANALQKVYGDLLDTSDLAAKCSGEAFETRRTSRALAAQAVRIVAGFSPEEAAATVIDGDLDQGIDAIAVVEGAKPHVYLVQSKWSAKGYAKGEREAVLELLAGLRLIDEENFAPFNPRGRRLAEYAKSVMDRGTVPVTQVVVMMRPDMPGDGFMQAIKNGEEEFNRYGDVLGHRIILAPEIWASVRADQAPEPVVLSAELFPWFGMGSDALYESYQGVVDAEQVADWAEQHGTNLFNLNIRKPLGRTPINNSLIATLTEEPANFWYYNNGITVLCDRVEKVERSARAPQQKPLMLTLHNASVVNGAQTVRAVAEALQKEDAAAEAKIGVRIIVTHAAQEFASDTTRATNRQNSVGDRDFVALDPVQGDILDEMRAELGLEYGVQRSEVDLPEESGCTVVEAAVALACAHADSQYAARIALALDPLWERGPQGVYDVLFRPRPGVYLLWNAVQVVREVRRSLLDLRKRYEGRAAALTEHGTYLLAHLVFRLLDTEGIDEPDTKLTWAGDAKAETKEIVERLLPVTMQVIDGLSERRPQIRAVCADVDRCREVSERVVEAMAEGKDGSAPDTYRRVRPTRKRRRPNAVQILVDKRVLPEGEPLALSTAYPTEADALRDWLAEDPQRSRATWTNHRTKPIVWAPDGKQYSPSGLITLMWEQAAWEERPVANQGTARWVTSSGDTLADLAWRTLGDLEEPDESDEPGRQDEDETDQ from the coding sequence ATGAACGCGCAGCAGCCCAAGGGCGGCCAGCCTGATCTCAACACCCAGGTGAGGCAGGTGGCCAACGCCCTCCAGAAGGTGTACGGCGATCTGCTGGACACCAGCGACCTGGCGGCCAAGTGCTCGGGGGAGGCGTTCGAGACGCGCCGCACCTCCAGGGCGCTGGCCGCGCAGGCCGTGCGGATCGTCGCCGGTTTCAGCCCGGAGGAAGCCGCAGCCACCGTCATCGACGGGGACCTCGACCAGGGCATAGACGCGATCGCGGTGGTCGAGGGGGCCAAGCCGCACGTGTACCTCGTCCAGAGCAAGTGGAGCGCGAAGGGATACGCCAAGGGCGAGCGCGAGGCCGTACTCGAGCTCCTCGCGGGCCTCAGGCTCATCGACGAGGAGAACTTCGCCCCGTTCAACCCGCGGGGCCGCAGGCTGGCCGAGTACGCCAAATCCGTCATGGACCGGGGGACCGTCCCCGTCACCCAGGTCGTGGTGATGATGCGGCCCGACATGCCCGGCGACGGCTTCATGCAGGCGATCAAGAACGGGGAGGAGGAGTTCAACCGGTACGGCGACGTCTTGGGCCACCGGATCATCCTGGCTCCGGAGATCTGGGCTTCCGTACGAGCCGACCAGGCACCCGAGCCGGTGGTCCTGTCCGCCGAGCTGTTCCCCTGGTTCGGCATGGGATCCGACGCGTTGTACGAGTCCTACCAGGGAGTCGTAGACGCCGAGCAGGTCGCCGACTGGGCGGAGCAGCATGGGACGAACCTGTTCAACCTGAACATCCGCAAGCCCCTGGGCCGGACGCCCATCAACAACTCACTGATCGCCACCCTCACCGAGGAGCCGGCCAACTTCTGGTACTACAACAACGGCATCACCGTGCTCTGCGATCGTGTGGAGAAGGTTGAACGGTCGGCACGTGCTCCCCAGCAGAAGCCCCTGATGCTGACCCTGCACAACGCCAGCGTGGTGAACGGCGCCCAGACCGTGCGCGCGGTGGCCGAGGCGTTGCAGAAGGAGGACGCGGCGGCCGAGGCGAAGATAGGCGTACGGATCATCGTCACGCACGCGGCCCAGGAGTTCGCCAGCGACACCACGCGCGCCACCAACCGCCAGAACAGCGTGGGCGACCGCGACTTCGTCGCCCTCGATCCCGTACAGGGGGACATCCTGGACGAGATGCGGGCGGAACTCGGCCTGGAATACGGGGTGCAGCGCAGCGAGGTCGACCTTCCCGAGGAGTCCGGCTGCACCGTGGTCGAGGCGGCCGTTGCTCTGGCCTGCGCCCATGCCGACAGCCAGTACGCGGCCCGGATCGCGCTCGCCCTCGACCCGCTGTGGGAGCGTGGCCCGCAGGGGGTCTATGACGTGCTGTTCCGCCCGAGGCCGGGTGTCTACCTGCTGTGGAACGCTGTCCAGGTGGTCCGGGAGGTGCGCCGCTCCCTTCTCGACCTCCGTAAGCGCTATGAGGGCAGGGCCGCCGCGCTGACGGAGCACGGCACGTACCTGCTGGCCCATCTGGTCTTCCGGCTCCTCGACACCGAGGGGATCGACGAGCCCGACACCAAGCTGACCTGGGCCGGCGACGCCAAGGCGGAAACCAAGGAGATCGTCGAGCGGCTGCTGCCCGTCACCATGCAGGTCATCGACGGGCTCTCCGAGCGGCGCCCGCAGATCCGAGCCGTATGTGCGGACGTCGACCGGTGCCGAGAGGTCTCCGAACGGGTCGTGGAGGCCATGGCAGAGGGCAAGGACGGCTCCGCTCCGGACACGTACCGCCGCGTCCGACCGACTCGCAAGCGTCGCCGCCCCAACGCCGTCCAGATCCTCGTCGACAAGCGGGTACTGCCCGAGGGCGAGCCGCTCGCCCTCAGCACGGCCTACCCGACGGAAGCCGACGCGCTCAGGGACTGGCTGGCGGAAGACCCGCAGCGATCCCGGGCCACATGGACCAACCACCGGACGAAGCCCATCGTCTGGGCCCCCGACGGCAAGCAGTACTCGCCTTCCGGACTGATCACCCTCATGTGGGAGCAGGCCGCATGGGAGGAACGCCCCGTGGCCAACCAGGGCACGGCCCGCTGGGTCACCTCATCGGGGGACACCCTCGCCGATCTCGCGTGGCGGACGCTGGGCGACCTGGAGGAGCCGGACGAGTCCGACGAACCGGGCCGCCAGGATGAGGACGAGACCGACCAGTAA
- a CDS encoding serine/threonine-protein kinase, whose product MPQQVIARRYELLEELSHGGMGDVWRGYDAVLDRPVAVKLIRPQAVTSPQMADELAKRFRREARITARIQHPGVPQVYDAVLDDTHERLFLVMELVEGVPLSGYVDPARPLPVSWAVAVAAQVATVLSHAHEVPVIHRDLKPGNVLVARDGTVKVLDFGIAAILRTDATKLTATGSPIGTSQYMAPEQVRGGRVTPQTDLYALGCVLHELLCGHALFQADSEFALMYQHVSAAPTPLRQMRPEVPAALENLVLHLLRKAPEARPADVQEVYERLRPFLPQAGQEPAPGESGPAGAPDPTGLFRHPYAPRSRPRPVAAQAPSGEPAPAPVPVPDGLRADIKEAYAHSDALLEEERFAQAAEVLSEVIEPAARGLGTDNRQVLELRTQRAAIRLLGGDYRAALPEFNALTDAYGRIAGPTSARARACRAQAARCRAELGQVTEALTALESVLAIVRSVDSDASEEALELRRDIGMLLLAQGRAADALFVLEPLHGDLNVVYGPADELTAEIAEALSLIRLDLDGQAP is encoded by the coding sequence GTGCCGCAGCAGGTGATTGCCAGACGTTACGAACTCCTGGAGGAGCTCAGCCACGGCGGCATGGGCGACGTCTGGCGCGGCTACGACGCCGTACTCGACCGGCCCGTCGCTGTGAAGCTCATCCGGCCCCAGGCCGTCACCTCTCCGCAGATGGCGGACGAGCTGGCCAAGCGGTTCCGGCGTGAGGCCCGGATCACGGCCCGTATCCAGCACCCCGGCGTGCCGCAGGTCTACGACGCCGTTCTCGACGACACCCACGAGCGTCTGTTCCTCGTCATGGAGCTGGTCGAGGGCGTTCCGCTGTCCGGCTACGTGGACCCGGCCCGGCCGCTGCCGGTGAGCTGGGCTGTGGCCGTGGCCGCGCAGGTGGCCACCGTGCTTTCGCACGCCCACGAGGTCCCGGTGATCCACCGGGACCTCAAGCCGGGCAACGTCCTCGTCGCCCGGGACGGGACCGTGAAGGTCCTGGACTTCGGCATCGCGGCCATCCTGCGCACCGACGCGACCAAGCTGACCGCGACCGGAAGCCCGATCGGGACGTCCCAGTACATGGCACCCGAGCAGGTCCGCGGCGGACGTGTCACCCCGCAGACGGACCTCTACGCACTCGGCTGCGTCCTGCACGAACTGCTCTGCGGACACGCCCTGTTCCAGGCGGACAGTGAGTTCGCGCTCATGTACCAGCACGTCAGCGCAGCCCCCACACCTCTCCGGCAGATGCGCCCCGAGGTCCCGGCCGCCCTGGAAAACCTCGTCCTGCACCTGCTCCGTAAGGCCCCGGAGGCGAGGCCCGCCGACGTCCAGGAGGTGTACGAGCGGCTGCGGCCGTTCCTCCCGCAGGCAGGCCAGGAACCGGCGCCCGGCGAGAGCGGCCCGGCCGGAGCGCCGGACCCGACCGGGCTGTTCCGCCACCCGTACGCGCCCCGCTCCCGCCCCCGGCCGGTGGCCGCCCAGGCGCCTTCCGGGGAGCCGGCCCCCGCGCCCGTGCCCGTACCGGACGGACTCAGGGCGGACATCAAGGAGGCGTACGCGCACTCCGACGCCCTCCTGGAAGAGGAGCGGTTCGCGCAGGCCGCGGAGGTGCTGAGCGAGGTCATCGAACCGGCCGCCCGCGGCCTCGGCACCGACAACCGGCAGGTGCTTGAACTGCGCACCCAGCGAGCGGCCATCCGGCTCCTGGGCGGGGACTACCGCGCCGCCCTGCCCGAGTTCAATGCGCTCACCGACGCGTACGGGCGCATCGCGGGGCCCACGAGCGCGCGGGCCCGCGCCTGCCGTGCCCAGGCCGCCCGCTGCCGCGCCGAACTCGGTCAGGTGACGGAGGCGCTCACGGCACTGGAATCAGTGCTGGCCATCGTCCGGTCCGTGGACAGCGATGCCAGTGAGGAAGCCCTCGAACTGCGCCGTGACATCGGCATGCTGCTGCTCGCCCAGGGCCGCGCGGCTGATGCCCTGTTCGTGCTCGAACCGCTGCACGGCGACCTGAACGTCGTCTACGGGCCCGCGGACGAGCTGACAGCGGAGATTGCCGAGGCGCTGTCGCTGATACGGCTGGATCTGGACGGCCAGGCACCCTGA
- a CDS encoding ATP-binding protein codes for MTSNPASTSTPTQPAMPTHHFEMRFTSTPRGARLARRLCAERLHAWGIPYSTEAHDAVVLLVAELSANAVQHGRVPGRDFHVRLTVPAQPIAPVRIEVTDTRGERTPVAAPCLPGPDRTEGRGLLLVAALADRWGWGPRPDGAPGKIVWAERDRRSRDATAVLGHM; via the coding sequence ATGACGAGCAACCCCGCCAGTACCAGCACCCCCACCCAACCGGCCATGCCCACCCACCATTTCGAGATGCGGTTCACCTCTACGCCCCGCGGCGCCCGACTCGCCCGCCGGCTGTGCGCGGAGCGGCTGCACGCCTGGGGGATCCCGTACAGTACCGAGGCGCACGACGCGGTCGTCCTCCTCGTGGCCGAGCTCAGCGCGAACGCCGTCCAACACGGCCGCGTGCCCGGCCGGGACTTCCACGTACGGCTCACCGTGCCCGCGCAGCCCATCGCTCCCGTGCGGATCGAGGTGACCGACACCCGTGGCGAGCGGACGCCCGTGGCCGCACCGTGCCTCCCCGGCCCGGACCGTACCGAGGGTCGCGGCCTGCTCCTCGTCGCTGCCCTCGCCGACCGCTGGGGCTGGGGCCCGCGCCCCGACGGGGCGCCCGGCAAGATCGTGTGGGCCGAGCGCGACCGGCGGAGCCGGGACGCAACGGCAGTTCTCGGCCATATGTGA
- a CDS encoding helix-turn-helix domain-containing protein has product MRDDDAEAGREPVGQRPEDEPGQGVVTAFGQQLKLFRTRAGLERAEFGKLVGYAAQSIASFEQGRRIPPPRLIDQSDDVLDAGGVLKALKEEVARAQYPAFFRDVAKLEAEAVELHVYDTHVVNGLLQTEEYARAVFRMRRPLLDEDTTEQRLSARLGRQEIFSRRRLPTLSFVIEESVLTRPIGGREVMRGQLEQVLLHGQRRNVEIQVMPNEREEHSGLAGPFTLIETSEGRWIAYVEVQKHSRLYTDRETVREMEVQYGILRAQALTPRESLTFVEKLLGER; this is encoded by the coding sequence GTGCGGGACGATGACGCGGAGGCCGGGCGGGAGCCGGTGGGACAGCGCCCGGAGGACGAGCCGGGACAGGGCGTGGTCACGGCGTTCGGGCAACAGCTGAAGCTGTTCCGGACCCGGGCGGGGCTGGAACGTGCGGAGTTCGGGAAGCTGGTGGGGTACGCGGCACAGTCGATCGCGTCGTTCGAGCAGGGACGGCGCATCCCGCCGCCGAGGCTCATCGACCAGTCGGACGACGTACTGGACGCGGGTGGTGTCCTGAAGGCACTGAAGGAGGAGGTGGCGCGGGCGCAGTATCCGGCGTTCTTCCGGGACGTGGCGAAGCTTGAGGCCGAGGCGGTTGAGCTGCACGTCTACGACACTCACGTGGTCAATGGCTTGTTGCAGACCGAAGAGTACGCGCGAGCAGTTTTCCGGATGCGGCGCCCATTGCTGGACGAAGACACCACCGAGCAGAGGTTGTCAGCACGGTTGGGGCGCCAGGAGATCTTCTCGCGTCGGAGGCTGCCGACGCTCAGCTTCGTTATCGAGGAGTCGGTGCTGACACGACCCATCGGAGGCCGAGAGGTCATGAGGGGCCAGCTGGAACAGGTCCTGCTGCACGGCCAACGTCGGAATGTCGAGATCCAGGTCATGCCCAACGAACGCGAAGAACACAGCGGACTCGCAGGCCCTTTCACCTTGATCGAGACGAGCGAGGGGCGCTGGATCGCCTACGTAGAGGTGCAGAAACACAGCCGCCTCTACACCGACCGCGAGACAGTCAGGGAAATGGAAGTGCAGTACGGCATCCTGCGGGCGCAGGCGTTGACGCCGCGCGAATCCCTGACCTTCGTCGAGAAACTGCTGGGAGAGAGATGA